From Echinicola jeungdonensis, the proteins below share one genomic window:
- a CDS encoding rhamnogalacturonan acetylesterase — translation MKKLLIAFLAIVLLGSFRHDEELSIWLIGDSTMARKSPTRDPESGWGVPLQDLFIDRAKVHNHAASGRSSKSFVDEKRWEAVRNSIHPGDYVVIQFGHNDEKEKESLHTDPNSTYKDYLKKFVVETLKRKGIPIICSPIVRRHFDESGKLLDTHEEYVDAAEEVAKENNVIYIDMEAKTRELVEKLGPEGSKKLYNYKKKDNTHLNHYGSRKVAELFAEGLREKQNLRLAQWLK, via the coding sequence ATGAAAAAACTATTAATTGCTTTTTTGGCGATCGTTTTACTTGGTAGTTTTCGTCATGATGAAGAATTGAGTATTTGGCTGATTGGGGATTCCACTATGGCCAGGAAAAGTCCGACCCGGGACCCTGAATCTGGTTGGGGCGTGCCTTTGCAAGATTTATTCATTGACCGAGCCAAGGTTCATAACCATGCAGCGAGTGGTCGGAGTTCTAAGAGTTTTGTAGATGAAAAAAGATGGGAAGCAGTAAGGAACAGTATTCATCCTGGAGATTATGTGGTAATCCAATTCGGCCATAATGACGAAAAGGAAAAGGAAAGCCTGCATACTGATCCAAATTCCACTTATAAGGATTATTTGAAAAAGTTTGTAGTGGAAACTCTCAAAAGAAAGGGGATTCCTATTATTTGCTCTCCCATAGTCAGAAGGCATTTTGATGAATCCGGGAAATTACTGGATACCCATGAGGAATATGTTGATGCAGCTGAAGAAGTGGCCAAAGAAAATAATGTTATCTATATTGATATGGAAGCAAAAACCAGGGAACTGGTAGAAAAATTGGGCCCGGAAGGTTCTAAAAAGTTGTATAATTACAAAAAGAAAGATAATACCCACCTCAACCATTATGGTTCAAGAAAAGTAGCTGAATTATTTGCGGAAGGATTAAGGGAAAAACAGAATCTTCGATTGGCACAATGGTTAAAGTGA